The genome window CCGCCTGCGACCTTAACTGTCAGACTCGCATGGCACGATCGGAGCCGAACACAGTCGAGGGGACCCAGCGATGTTCATGTTCTTGTTCCTGGTCGTCGCGCTCGCCGTCGTGGTCGCCGCGGTGACGCTGGCCGTCGTCGGCGGCGGCGACAACGCGGTGCTGCCGGAGGCCGAGGGCGAGCGGCTCCAGGATCCGCTGCCGGCGGACCGCCCGGTCAACCGCGCGGACGTCGAGGCGCTCCGCTTCCCGCTCGCCGTCCGCGGCTACCGCATGGTGGACGTGGACGACGCCCTCGGCCGCCTCAGCGCCGAGATCGCCGAGCGGGACGCCCGGATCGCCGACCTGGAGTCCGCGCTCGCGGGCGCCCGGGTGCCGCACGCGATCTCGCTGGACAAGCCGGAGGAGGGCGACCACCGATGAGCGACGGCACCGCCCTGGCCGGCGCCGACGGAGGCCTGCGCTGCC of Streptomyces phaeolivaceus contains these proteins:
- a CDS encoding DivIVA domain-containing protein; this translates as MFMFLFLVVALAVVVAAVTLAVVGGGDNAVLPEAEGERLQDPLPADRPVNRADVEALRFPLAVRGYRMVDVDDALGRLSAEIAERDARIADLESALAGARVPHAISLDKPEEGDHR